GGCCGCTGGCCGAAGACGTCGCTGCTCTCCGTGGGGGGCGAGGGGGATTGGGAGGGGTAGCTGGCAGCTGCCGTGGCGAAGGCCATGTGGGCGCGGTAGGCCGGGCCGGGCCGgtggccggcgcccaggccctgggtgggggaggtggcgGGGGAGGAGGACAGGGACCTCCGGGAGAAGGAGACGCTGGCGGGGGTGGCGTGCGCTCTCGGGCATCTCCTGGGAGCGCGAGGCCCGGAGGATGCTGGGACGTGGTGGCGGGCGCACCAGGATGTCTGGCGAGCCGGCGCGGGAGCTGGGCGGGGTCTGGGTGAGGGGCGAGAGGCGTGACGGCTGCAGCACCACCTGCTGAGGGCCGAGGTCCAGACGGCGCAGGGCCCGCGGGCTGAGCCAGGGCTGCGGATCGGGCCGCCAGCTGTCCGAGCTCTCGCTACGCAGGGTGCTGGGGCTCCCCGCGCGGGCCGCGGGCCCGGGGTAAGGCAACACCGGTACGCCCATACCGTGGGCAGTGTGTCTCAACTGCGCCAGACTCTGGGCCTGTTGCATAGTTACATGCGTGGCTGGGAGGCCCTGAGGGGGGTGCTCGCTGGGGGGGTGGCCCAGGTGGGCCCGAGGTGCCTCCAGTTGAAGGAAGGCAGAGCCGGACGGGGGCTGAGAGGAGACGCCCAGCGCACGGCTACGCGGGGGGTACGGCGGCGGCTCGGGGAGGTCCCGGTGGAGATGgaaggggtggtgtggtgggagggCGAGACGGACACCCTCCTGACCCAGGAAGGGGAAGTCAGGAGGCTGCCAGGTCTCGGTGGAGCGAGAGGAGGGAGGACTGTGCACCAGCGGAAGAGCGTGGCCCGACGCGCCGTACTGCGGGATCCTCAGACCCTCCCTCTCCTCGGGGGGTGGCAGGATGGCGGAAGGGACCCTCGGGCCCGTATGGGGGTGAAGAGGAGACGGCAGAGCTGCGCGGGCTCACGTCGGGCATGTAGAACGGGGGGTGGAGCTCCAACTCGGCGCCGCTACCTAGATAGCCGTAGAAAGGGCCCGGGGGGAAGACCCTGTGAAAGTGGGAGACACGGCTCTGCCCTGTCGCCTGTAGCCGACTACCCTCCAAGATGCTCATACCTTGGGTGGGCCTCTGGAAGCGGGGGCTGAGGGCCGGGGGTGGCATGTAGGACTCCTGGCTGGAGGACACAGGGGAAATCTGGGGCCTGAGTGTGGCCATGACTGGGGGGAGGGGCCCAGGTTCGTCGTTCTCCTCGTCCGACTGCCGGAACTCGGGGTACAGGTCCGACTCCTCCACGAAGGGGAAGCCCTGGATGCGTCGCAGCTTGAGCGACGGGTCGCCGTCGTCTGCCGTCTCCATGACGAAGCGGCCGTCCGGCCCGCGGCTGATCAGCTCGATGGGCGTGGTGACCTCGGCCTCGTGCTTGGACACGCTGTACCTCTTGCCGGTGATCGCCCGCTTGGTTCTCTTGTACAGCGAGAGCTCCTTCTCCTTGTGAGGACTGGCCAGCTGCTTGACGTACAGGCTGGGCGGACCCACGCTGGCCAGCGAGGGCGGCCGGGACGAGGCGATGCTCTCTGGGCTGATCTTCCCGGACGACAACCTGCGGGTCAGAGCAAAACACGGCAGCTGGCAGTTACCCCTCCGCACGCTAACACCCGACAGGGACGGGGCAGGACTCACGCGTGTCCATCGCCTCTCTTACAACCAACCCGAGGCCTGGAATTCCCTCTGTGATCTGAACAATGTCACATGACCCCCAAATCTCTCTTTTGTTTTGATGGGAAACAAAATAACATCACACAATTGACctttatatatatgtttatatatatgtcgCATTGATTGAGGATGAAAGAGTAGACAGTGTCATGGTGTGCCATGATGGGAAGACAAAATGAAACCTCGGGACACAGAAACCTGGGTAGCAGCGAAGACAGACACACCAGATGCTATCATCATTTACCTGCTATAAAGGTTTTTAATCTTCGCACAAAACTGCTGTGTTTGATATTACACAAACACcttaaaatcattaaaaaaataaatgaaaacttAAAACAGTAGACGTAGGAGCAGCGGTGGTCTCCCGGGTGGGCGTGAAAGCCACTGCACCACACACAGAACGCATGCAGCTAAGGCATGTAGGCGCCAGCTAGCGCCATCTGCTGAGAGGAGGGTGCAGGTGCAGGCACTCACTGAGGACTGGTGGACGGGGGCCTGTAGCTGCTCCTGTCTGGCTCTTCCCAGTAGGGCTCGATGCCAGGCAGGGGGGTAAGAGGAGGCCTGCGGTGAGAGACACAACAGAGGGGGGGGGACAAGACGCGGCCATCAGACCGGCTTCTGAGCAGCGACGTGGAGgatgggtggagatgggtggagatgggtggagatgaGTGGGAGCATGGGTCTAAATCTACGAGGGCCGTCATGAAACTCATGATGAGCGAACGGCTTGGCCGTCTGCGGGAAGTGTGCGGAGCAGGGcgcctcccctacacacacacacacccccccacccccccaccccccggtgAAGGGCCGGTGAACTTCAGCATGGCGTTTGAGCGCGAGGGCTCAGGGCCGCTGTGCAGACAGGCCACGCAAGAGCAGGCCAGCGCATCCCGCTGCCGGAGACACACGGTGAGCGCGGATGCGTTTGTAAGCGGCCGTCCCAGTAGACGACACACAGCCATGCGTcgcaggtgggggaggggcggggaggggcggggctacgGGCTGTTCCTCAGCACATGCTTGTTGTCCCTCCCTATCTTTCTCTGCCTGCGACAtacactctgacacacacacacacacacacatgcgtgcggaCGCACAGGCGCTcagccacgcacacacacagagaagcgCGCCCGGCTAAGGGAGTTCCAGGGGCTCGACGGAGTTGCTGTAAGTGTCAAGTGTGCCAGATGTTAGCGCGCCGCGGATACTTACGGTGACTCGACGCTCTTCCTGGTGTGGGTTATCGACAGAGGAGGATctagacacacagagaggacaCGAGAAGAGAAGCGTGACTGGACGGGCCTGCGGGTGAGGGGCATGTCAGCGATCGGTCCGTGTCGGCGTGAAGCCCCCGGGGACGGACCCACCTCTCTTACGCTTCAACTTCCGACGGTGCTGCTTGTTGACGAAGCAGGCGGCCAGCGTGCTGAACAGGATGGCGGCGGCCAGGAAGCAGATGGTGGCCACGATCCCGGCCACCACCGGCCGAGCCAGCCCGTCCTCGGAGATCTCTGTGGGAGGGAAGGGGTCTGAGAGAGGAGACACACTCCAGAGCATGAAATAATATGGAGGCGAAGCCGGCATGCAGTTATTCACAGAGCAGCCAACACAGCACCTGGGTTATTTCGCTGCAGTAATCTGCAGGCATTCATTCTGACACTCTACGTCCACACACATAGCGTGGAACAGAAGCGCACTATCTGTtatgaccagcagggggcactgAAGCTCCACATGGTTAAAGCAGCGAAATCCTGCGGTTTAAAATAGCCTTTCTAAATCTCACCTGTGCTTGACACTCCCACTACATTACTGCTTTCACTAATGAGATCATCCATGACGGCCAGGGCACGAAACTCATACCACGAGTCCTAGAGGAAGAGGGATGGGCAAATGCATTAAAATGTCCTTAAAGTGGGTTTATTAGGACCAAGGTCAGAGCTTTCCAAAGCCTCCACAACTTGAACAAATGCAGTATTATAGATCCATCCGTGTCATGAACGAGTTCCTAGTGAGTTAAATACATTTAATGTCTCATCCTTTGTGACCCAGAAAAGGGAATGAAGCTTGAGAAGAAGAGAGACAAAGAAATGTTCAGTATAAACCAGTCCCAGTCTGGGTGAGTCTCAGTCTCAGTCTCATTGAGTCTCAGTCTCAGTCTACTCAAGTCTCAGTCTCAGTCTCATTGAGTCTCAGTCTACCCAAGTCTCAGTCTCAGTCTCATTGAGTCTCAGTCACAGTCTGGCCAAGTCTCAGTTTCAGTCTGCCCAAGTCTCAATCTCAATCTCATTGAGTCTCAGTCACAGTCTGGCTGAGTCTCAGTGTCAGTCTCAGTCTGCCCAAGTCTCAGTCTCAATCTCATTTAGTCTCACTGTCAGTCTGGCTGAGTCTCAGTGTCAGTCTCAGTCTGCCCAAGTCTCAGTCTCAGTCTCATTGAGTCTCAGTCACAGTCTGGCTGAGTCTCAGTGTCAGTCTCAGTCTGCCCAAGTCTCAGTCTCATTGAGTCTCCGTGTCAGTCTGCCCAAGTCTCAGTCTTAGTCTCATTGAGTCTCAGTGTCAGTCTAAGTCTACCCAAGTCTCAGTGTCAGTCTCATTAAATCTCAGTGTCAGTCTTAGTCTGGCTGAGTCTCAGTTTCAGTCTGCCCAAGTCTCAGTCTCAGTCTCATTTAGTCTCAGTCTGGAATGTTTAAAAATGCCTTTCAAGGGCCACATCATGTGTTTATAGCAGGGAGGACGAGTGAAGACTGAAGATCACACGTTTCTATTACTGTACCTGAGTCTCCATCCCCCCACGCTACATGTTCACCTTCACGTCTCTAAGATCTCACCAGGGTTAGACATGCACAGGAATACAGGACTTCACCTAGCACCCTCTTACCGGGATGAGGTCTCTGGCCAAGATCTCGGTCTCGTCAGCAGGAATCAAGTCATCAAGCACCTCCCACCTCTCTCCGAGGCGGAACTCAATGATGTAGCGGTCTATCGGCGCCGTGTGATTGGACGGGGGGAGCCAGGTCAACAGTACCCCCTGCTGAGTCCTGTTGGCTGTGAGGCACCGCGGTGGGGTAAGAAGCACCAGTGGTTCCGGGGTACTTGCGGGGTACACTGGCAGAAACAGACAGCAGGGCACAGAGCTGTTGTTGAGCCAGTCATGCCACAACATCATAtccggggggggtggggggatctGTGGTGCCCCCTGGCAAGTGTAAATGGAAGTACCACCCACCTACTGTATTCACAGTGACTACCTCACTGAATGGGCCTGTGCCGAGCTTGTTCTGGGCCAGGACACTGAACTGATAGGCAGTCTTTGGCTCCAAGCCTTGCACCACCAGCCAGGTCTGAGATCCGGGCACAGGGACAGAGAGCCAGTCATGGGGGCCCAAATCTGCCTTCTTCTTCCTGTTGGAAGATGTCATTGGATCAGACTGTAAAATATCACATGTTTGAAATGCAGTGGAAGagcacagtctcacacacacacacacacacac
This sequence is a window from Brachyhypopomus gauderio isolate BG-103 chromosome 16, BGAUD_0.2, whole genome shotgun sequence. Protein-coding genes within it:
- the LOC143477769 gene encoding LOW QUALITY PROTEIN: protein turtle homolog B-like (The sequence of the model RefSeq protein was modified relative to this genomic sequence to represent the inferred CDS: deleted 2 bases in 2 codons), with amino-acid sequence MIWYVATLIASVFSTRGTSAQGAHGVREEPRFVTARAGETVVLGCDVSHPLNGQQTPYVVEWFKFGVPIPFFINFRFYPPHVDPEYAGRTSLHGKASLQIEQVRSEDQGWYECRVLMLEQQYDTFHNGSWVHLTVNAPPTFTDTPPQYVEAREGGSITLICSAFGNPKPVVTWLRDGQQLASNKKYTVSDGSLTVQGITRDDRGAYSCRAHSDQGEALHTTRLLVQGPPYIVTPPENITVNISQNALFTCQAEAYPGNLTYTWFWEEDNVYFKNDLKLRVRILIDGTLIIFRVKPEDAGKYTCSPSNSLGISPSASAYLTVQYPARVLNMPPVIYVPRKLPGIIRCPVDANPPVLSVRWEKDGYPLRVEKYPGWSQMPDGSIRVAEVTEDSLGTYTCVPYNALGTMGQSPPATLVLKDPPYFNVRPGGEYRQEAGRELVIPCAASGDPEIPTISWRKVGRPSRSKHNVLPSGSLQFVSLSKEDHGEWECVATNVVTSITASTRLFVIGTSPHAPANVHVSASATSANISWESGYDGGFEQTFSVWYGPVKKKADLGPHDWLSVPVPGSQTWLVVQGLEPKTAYQFSVLAQNKLGTGPFSEVVTVNTVVYPASTPEPLVLLTPPRCLTANRTQQGVLLTWLPPSNHTAPIDRYIIEFRLGERWEVLDDLIPADETEILARDLIPDSWYEFRALAVMDDLISESSNVVGVSSTDPFPPTEISEDGLARPVVAGIVATICFLAAAILFSTLAACFVNKQHRRKLKRKRDPPLSITHTRKSVESPLSSGKISPESIASSRPPSLASVGPPSLYVKQLASPHKEKELSLYKRTKRAITGKRYSVSKHEAEVTTPIELISRGPDGRFVMETADDGDPSLKLRRIQGFPFVEESDLYPEFRQSDEENDEPGPLPPVMATLRPQISPVSSSQESYMPPPALSPRFQRPTQGMSILEGSRLQATGQSRVSHFHRVFPPGPFYGYLGSGAELELHPPFYMPDVSPRSSAVSSSPPYGPEGPFRHPATPEEREGLRIPQYGASGHALPLVHSPPSSRSTETWQPPDFPFLGQEGVRLALPPHHPFHLHRDLPEPPPYPPRSRALGVSSQPPSGSAFLQLEAPRAHLGHPPSEHPPQGLPATHVTMQQAQSLAQLRHTAHGMGVPVLPYPGPAARAGSPSTLRSESSDSWRPDPQPWLSPRALRRLDLGPQQVVLQPSRLSPLTQTPPSSRAGSPDILVRPPPRPSILRASRSQEMPESARHPASVSFSRRSLSSSPATSPTQGLGAGHRPGPAYRAHMAFATAAASYPSQSPSPPTESSDVFGQRPSQRRTDEEMLPSEPSPG